The window AATAGCATTTGGCCTAAACAACACCCAACCTGTTGAACTCATAAATAGTTGTGGGCCCGGAGATCTTCTCAGTTAGAAAATCGCCGTGTTGCTGAAAACAAAGATTCTCTCTGTTTCAATTATTgccatatttttaaaataatgcaATCGATTCACGATCTCCGTTACGCGGTGGTGAAGGCAGCTAGCCAGGCTAGGGGGGCTTACGCGAGTCTTGTGCGTGTGTGCTCTGTTTTCCGTCGGGAGTTGTAGTTCCGCATATCACATGTGGAATTGCTTCGGCATTTGCGACAGCTTCTGGCGGTCTGCGGGGCACGGACCCTGGCGCACCTCCACAGCACCGGTGCGCTGCGGGGTTACGAGTACCTTAGTGCAGCCGCGAGTGTGATTCGCCAGCGGGGTGCCACCCGCTTCGCCGTTGTTCGGGCGCTGATGGCTGAGTACAACGAGCGAACCGGTAGGTCTATATTTGTGTTGTGCGCAGTGTACGTTTGTGTGGAGTTTGAATTACCGGATCTTCGGAGTGgggaaaaaagataaaagagaatatgtaatatggaaaaatttagATCAAGTTTTCCAACCGTTAGAATTCCGCGCGGTGCTGGAGGACTCCGCGGAAAATAAGGCGGCTCTTTGCGATATCGTCGTCAACATCGCCGATGAGGCGATTGCGTCGCAAGGAGTAGCGCTGGGGAGGCCCGCCGAGGAGCCGGTTTCTACCGCTCGTGACGATAAGTCCGGATGATTGTCCGTACGCTGTGCCGTAGCAGGGAGTTGTCGCGTATAAATACGTTGTGCGCGAGTGGTATATCAAAATTTCCTTGTGTTGGAATTCATGATGGATGATACCAGCGAGAACGAGGCAGCTCTTCTCGAGGGCTGTGTTGCCTGCGAAGAGTTGGCGCTTGCGAAACAGACAGGGGTGAATGAGACGATGGTGAACGATAGGACCGCCGAGGCGCCGATTTCTGTCGGAGCTCGTGACGGTAAGTCCAGATGATTTGTCTGTAGGATATGCCGTATATCATGGAGTAACCGTGTGTGAATACGTTGTGCGTGAGCGGTGTTCCAAGAGTTCTAGAAATCTTCTTTCACGCGTGTACTGAAGGTTATTGTGTCCGTTGCAGAAATCGATTCCTCACAGGCGTCGACCTTAGTGTTGTCACGTTCAGGTCCGTCAGGAGTGTTGGGAATTCAAGGTATATAGGAAAagcttaaaaacaaaaatgcagaCCAGGTATTCTGATATGAACTCACgagaaatttcttctctgGTGGGGCGGCCAATTGGATCCGGTCGATGCTCATGAGCTGGCGGtagcagaagaagaaggagacaATTATTCCATATCCCCAATGGATGAGGCGATAATATTCTCGTGGCTGCAGACGCCCGAGTGTGGAATATTCACTCAGATGAGCTATACACCGCCGGCGATGGACGAGGATATTTTTTAGGGGAACTAATCACGCGGATACTCTAGGGTGTGCGTTTCTAGTAAAACCGCGAAATTCAACTATACTTGCGGATTGACGAGGCTTCACCATAGAGTTTagtcttatttttgttttatatgtaCAACAGGGGGCCTTATGCGAACTGTTGGACCGTTTCCCGTGAACGAGGGCGCCAGTACCTCAGGCATACAGATCGGTGGGGGTAGGGCCAGGAGGGCTCCGAGTTACGATTCTGACGTAACATTAGAGTCAGACGATGACGATgccgatgacgatgacgagaCACAGACAGCTTCCGACGTGAAGTTTGAATTCGACGACGATGCTGATGACGACGAGACAGAGGGTGCATACTCTGGAAACATGGGCAGAGAATCGGAGCTGGAGAGTAAAGCTGCGAGCGAGAAGGAATCAAATCAGGCATCCGATGACGGGGCTGATTTACTGGGTAACCGTTTCACGGTTATCGATGAATCAACGAAATTCATTCGTAAATTCGCGGTCACAGGGCGTGAGTTGCGAATGAAGATCGCGGCCCCTGAATCGGGTGTTAATCTGGTGGAGTGGCTGGAGGACGCGTTCAGAAATCTGCATGCGTATGCCGTAGCAACGTGTCGGCGTAGCGACTACATAGGTTTCACGTTTAGCGCGGAGAGTTTTAATCATGGTCCTGCGTGGTTATCGTTCCGGTCGGTGAGGGATTCGCGGTACAGTGACCTCTGGAAGTTAGTTTTCAGCGTAGCCCAGAGCGTATCAGAGTTTGGCGTCGACAGCGTCTTTACCGTGACGGTACACAGTGTTGGAGTACCAGAGGGTCGCGGAAAGCCGAAGCTGATCACGCACGCGGGGGTACTTAAAAAATCCGTCGTCCAGATTGTCAACAGTGAGGGGTTGTGTTCACCTCGTGCCCTCGTTGTAACCAAGGCTCACGCCGAAAGAGGCCCGAACCGCAGTGGCTCTCTGCACGAGCATTACGAGATGGTGAGATTCGCTAGGTCCAGTTTCCGGCGTGCAGAAGCGCGTAATCTTGTTGCGAACGCCGGTGTCGAGATTCCGCCAACGGGGTGCACAGTGCATGAAATCGCACAGTTCCAGAACTATCTGGCACGCAAGGGATTCCTCATCACAGTGTACGAGTTGGGGAGGCTAGGTACCGGCGAAGCGGCATTTTACGACGGTACTGCTGTGGTGAGAGCAAACGGAACAGGCGATGTCAGGCACCGATTGAATCTGTTGTATTATTCCGAAGAACAGCATTATTGCGCAAATGTAAATTTAACCGCGGCGGCAGCAGGGGCCTTTTTCTGTCAACCCTACAATAGGAAATTTAACAACGGGTACGAACACCGATGTTTCGTCAAGTGCCCACAGTGCCTCGCATCGCCACCGTGCAACAGCGAGTCTCGCAAAATCGAGTGTCCCGATTGCAGACGCGTGTTCCGCGGTAACAGTTGTCTGGAGTACCACCGCAGGATCGGCTCCTTCAGTCCGCGTCGCTCCGTTTGTGCAACGCTGCGTATATGCCGGAATTGCGAGCGATTCGTAAATCTTTCGCGGAGGGCACACATTTGTGAAACTCGTTTTTGCGTCACGTGCCGCTGCAACAGACCGTACTATCACTACTGCTTCATGACGCCGCTGAAAGACGCAACAAGACCGAAACGTTgcatcttcattttttatgattcCGAAACGCAGCAATGCGAGACGGTAGACGGTGACACGACGACAAACATACATGTGCCGAACTTGTGCGTAGCGCAACAAGTGTGTACGCAATGTATCCACGATCCCGATATATCGAACGGCTGTTTTGCTTTCGGGCTCGTACGTGAGTTCGTTTTCAGGAGGGAACCGACGAAGGGGTTGGTAGACTTTGCTACTCGGCCCGTTCAGGACTTTGCCCgcatcgtttgcattgcgcaCAATGCAAAAGGTTTTGACGCGCAATTCATGCCGCGGCATATGGTTGAGCGGGATGGAAACCCACCGCAGGTCATCCTAAGCGGCAGTAAGATCATTATGCTCGGAGCGGGTCACACCCGATTTCCAGATTCCGTAGCATACATGCCTATGGCATAATCGGCGCTACCGAAGGCTCTTGGACTACCGACTACTTCCGTGAAAGGTGTATTCCCCCATCTTTTCAATACCCCCGAAAACGTGGGTTACGTGGGACCGCTCCCCGCAGCGAAGTGTTACTCTCCGAATACCATGAGTAGCGATGCGCGAGCAGAGTTTCACTCATGGTACAACGAGGCTGTAGCGAACGACCATCTGTTCGACTTTGACTTGGAATTGTTGTCGTACTGTCGGTCGGACGTGGATATTCTGCGACGTGCGTGGGTAGCATTCAGGGACATATTTCTGGAGTGCGGCAGAGTGTGTCCCTTTACCGAGAGCACGACAATTGCCTCGGCTTGTTCGGTGCTgttccgtaaaaattttttacaaccggAGCGAATAGGTATCCTGCCACCGGGCGGCTATCGTCTTGCCGATGCCCAGTCTCGTAAGGCTCTGGAGTGGTTGGTCGTGAAAGAGCGCGAGCTGTGTATTGACATCAGACATGCCGGAAACGGACGTGAGTTTCGGATTCCGGAGACGGGTCGCAAGGTGGACGGATACCATGTCGCGTGCGACGGTACGCGACACGTTTACGAGTTTCACGGTTGTTTCTGGCACGGCTGTCGTAAATGTTGACGAATCAACCGCGATAGGCGTAGCGTCAACGGCGAGACGTTGGATAGGCGTTACGAGGAAACTCGTGCAAAGATCAGCCGTATGCGCGAATTGGGTTACCGCGTGACGGAACAGTGGGAATGCGAGTTTGATCGGAGCTTGAGGGAGAACGAGGAGATGAGGGAGTACGTGGCAACACACCCGATAATCGCTGGCACTGCCACGAGCGAAGCACTCAATCCGCGTGATGCGTTCTACGGCAGTCGAACGGGGAACGCTTCCCGATACTACGTGGTGAAAACAGATGCAACGGGCAACGCGTACGAGGAAGTACGATACGTCGATGTTTGCTTGAAACCAAGGGAACATTTGAAAAACGCTACGCGGCAAACTGGAGCGGAGAATTATTCAAGATCCTACGAGTGCTTGCACGTTCACCGATAGTGTACGTCTTGGAAGATCTCAACGGCGAAGTAATCGATGGCTTGTTCTACGACCCTGAACTTCAGCGTGTGGAGGGGGAAACACGGAGATGATAAAATAGCGTGCTATTACAGCATGTCTCTTAGTTGTTGAGTGTTCACCGTTCGACTCGtgcatcaaaaaaaaatcaaaatgtcCCGGGATCAGTTTTACCTAACTTTACCGAGCAACAGCTCGATGCAGTTTTTTCCGGAGAATCGGACGTGCTGTTACATTACCCAGTTACCGCGTCAGATTCAACTAACGGGAGACTGGGAAGTCGGGCTGGCCGAAATTCCTTATCCACTCACGTTCAAACACCCCCAGGGGTAGGTGccagtgaaaaatgaaacgatacCCTGTGTCACGTATTACAATACTACTGGGGAAAGTGCAGTTGAGGTACCAGATTGCAAGGTATCCGAAACCAACAAATCATCAAGGATCCCCGGCTGCCAgatgtttatttattgcaatCTGGTGGAGCCACGTATCGTTGGAGATGTTTACGCCCCGCTGTGACGAGTCATTGAAACATCCGGCAATGACAATATCTTACAGGCCGAATCAGAGATGAGAACACTATCGCCACTGTACTACGTACCACTGATGCTCACGAACTTTCAAACCATCGAGATCGAAATAAGAGATCAATTCGGTAGCCCAGCACCATCCACGAGCGGGAAACTGACGGTAACGCTGCATTTTAGACGCGTTCAGTGATTGACTGGAATCACAGGAGTCGCTCagcaaaagagagagagagggaaaacaTACCAGGTACGACATGGCTCATTATATGCAACATTACGAAAATCAGCTCGGCGGTAAAGGCATAGAGACGGTTTACCGAGGAGCACTGCATCAACGCGGGCACGGAATCGGCAGCTTCTTAGGAGGCCTGTTTCGTCGAATACTACCTCTGCTGTCCAGTGGTGCTCGCGCGATCGGAAGAGAAGCACTACGTGCAGGGATGAACGTCATGACAGACGTAAGAAACGACACTCCGTT is drawn from Neodiprion fabricii isolate iyNeoFabr1 chromosome 3, iyNeoFabr1.1, whole genome shotgun sequence and contains these coding sequences:
- the LOC124178264 gene encoding uncharacterized protein LOC124178264, translated to MDDTSENEAALLEGCVACEELALAKQTGVNETMVNDRTAEAPISVGARDGGLMRTVGPFPVNEGASTSGIQIGGGRARRAPSYDSDVTLESDDDDADDDDETQTASDVKFEFDDDADDDETEGAYSGNMGRESELESKAASEKESNQASDDGADLLGNRFTVIDESTKFIRKFAVTGRELRMKIAAPESGVNLVEWLEDAFRNLHAYAVATCRRSDYIGFTFSAESFNHGPAWLSFRSVRDSRYSDLWKLVFSVAQSVSEFGVDSVFTVTVHSVGVPEGRGKPKLITHAGVLKKSVVQIVNSEGLCSPRALVVTKAHAERGPNRSGSLHEHYEMVRFARSSFRRAEARNLVANAGVEIPPTGCTVHEIAQFQNYLARKGFLITVYELGRLGTGEAAFYDGTAVVRANGTGDVRHRLNLLYYSEEQHYCANVNLTAAAAGAFFCQPYNRKFNNGYEHRCFVKCPQCLASPPCNSESRKIECPDCRRVFRGNSCLEYHRRIGSFSPRRSVCATLRICRNCERFVNLSRRAHICETRFCVTCRCNRPYYHYCFMTPLKDATRPKRCIFIFYDSETQQCETVDGDTTTNIHVPNLCVAQQVCTQCIHDPDISNGCFAFGLVREFVFRREPTKGLVDFATRPVQDFARIVCIAHNAKGFDAQFMPRHMVERDGNPPQVILSGSKIIMLGAGHTRFPDSVAYMPMA